From one Oncorhynchus clarkii lewisi isolate Uvic-CL-2024 chromosome 6, UVic_Ocla_1.0, whole genome shotgun sequence genomic stretch:
- the LOC139410761 gene encoding zinc finger protein 462-like isoform X1: protein MEEDSGHLDKSDQMTHGQPASQQSMSPSQSFQCNHCVLLFKSKYFLLEHMKKVHGIDVDPSQNDGSSNPSESSTQPHSSTLYNNSEESFSCRHCMFTSSSWPVIIKHERTNHKVLVKGPGKGRTLKTQKLYLRGKLLNVKVPLPGNKNQHNVSRLQCKQGEVGRLNFPKSKSTSKTINIPSSSLLLENLQTQVGSSKNISKFKIAHGSSLNSSQLKLPNLSRPSRAHDVTLVSHVPFLSYDQDGGKGVSKVTEERSHTESEQKGSHCCSLCNFSATWLEDLHTHQRSEHSYLFYSMGLSLLDGTASEQRDPKPETYNEMPLTEPLDNATKKRMHDDTALSPAKKKIKTSPESTVIQSKLSGGTAFTFEVSEDEEEGDAWRTELDASGTEKDEHDQLENRESRDKHKILYRCKHCDYNHRSSRSLSTHYQRMHPYIRYDFQYIINPDDWTATFRCLECPVEFATPDDLKKHYRDHHPEAPDVFMMRSNQLDLVYKCFACPFTISNGKYLKPHYKNKHPKLKMSSPLMYCSFTAKPSKNEPSKSHLGQTSSLKNAEVVSPERSLTPCKETVHINSTPPKECSASMEVDEELYHCKHCAFSNKSVVVVLAHFQKSHPKAGLTIDDIKQESLATSREAKDETQSSPQNMVLEPFKLPEVKSPNTSLFKPDVAQDDVENMFFCQHCNYGNLTVRGVLNHQRSRHSDLNATVEQIHFHTAEVHSQSKVSHSTPLQKDLAQEHVIKPFKLPEVKSPNTSPPISNVSLADESLYFCQFCGYCNPTVRGVMNHQKLRHSTRKSTAERIIKHTAAIRSNPKVRGVLNHQKLRHSTRKSTAKRIIKHTAAIRSNLKLRGVLNHQKLRQSHLKVTANKVIKHTAEAHVQSEKLQSTGFDSSNSSLKSTVENEIADLFFCQYCNYGNPRAIGVLNHQKLRHRCLQTSTSQILQYTSELRSQKDKPQSAEFDSSLLTSDIGNETGNLFFCQFCNYGHPSMRGMLNHQKRRHSELQTTPGDIFRHTAEVGGQTEESKKSKGVNLTKSSHILPLPLVTEEAVLFCQLCNYSNRTMRVVVEHQRKRHPDLKATAKQILEYTAMILSQTSKSPNSSFLTSDVVQEELEKFFCQYCDYNNPTVRGIFNHQSKMHCDLETNAAQILRHTVVVREQTKKSQPKAVNSPNSPHLLSHPLLKDEVEHVFFCQLCNYSSSTVMGVLNHKRKRHLDMKPTAKQILEYTATVLGQMSNSHPVRRNSLNSSQEEERKLFYCQHCDYDNPTVRGVLNHQKLRHSDLKGTADQVVRYTAIVPGPNKKSTMQQPNRSSMKASQSRKQKAALLRSLKCRKCSYTTPHIYLLKRHLRNNHQEKAPITTIIHWAYQDGHLQEGYHCEWCACSHTDAKGLLRHYRQRHPEKKTGLESIILRLHAGPKTSRSKKTKPNPEHNEKHDQIILRFGDVPKTTSSFQTGGGDTQVYPCRACPFKATSMGGISSHYHAVHPWSVKEDGSVLDVISSRQTQEPEVHEQLDVHETLSSSETYRCPVCSGEFNTLHGMSTHCGKKHPEYDLKVHEQLGVHETPKPNQRYRCPVCSGEFNNLHGMLTHCGKKHPEYDTSTYEREPEAEPSTSEGTLVFKCSICPYVNSHAHGVLTHCQMRHPAVKARTERLEQEIVHFTDPNECLKVRSGKRMGLAGFRCNMCPVIHAKFKKLKAHYEMDHKRSAANIFKPALKQSAAIKKQLLSKYRGSQTSIAQAAILKNGKSIVKCHLCKYLCATKKGLACHLRINHSTVAPIEGKEFSYKCALCSYTTLICKYLAAHYRRQHGNAAFTNHFVPAFRPHRVLLNSPDHKASLSQETKSPGEKISCSRCFFQCLSEKGLVSHYAICHPGVSPSKHKSSKLSPNNTVQSPPKPRNHPQQHKPVCKLFDPQCEKGKALLPVKCKKCVKLSFNSNLLLSIHYTNFHNEDFTQDFTILSKTSEDGTEFYRCGYCNLQIQGSADLCSHLDHHNEEFQKLTNGQKRKQRLSDPPPKTKPVKQERQELPEVLTAEESDSHWIVTQVESVTTGMGPLVSPSPVPSTTEPEGGSVGEECSHCGRTFMSLKGLRSHERSHAATAALKRLDNVPHQQKQMFDRHIRHRPGTTRPFHCGLCRYRTTILSLLKNHLLKVHGAQDPSKNLPSSVTGSENKEHTLRAAEETQNLLEPQEGNQMSDDSEESDLTEKPVYSEPPDVQRQLIHYRQVAQAKASSSPPSPQTTSTTQDGLLVCEFCIYTSTHIKSMRRHYINRHNGKRLVRCKDCSFFTGFRKKLDMHIETAHAGSPTEAPKELHCPLCLYHTKNKNRMIDHIVLHREQPVAPIEVRRPTLSRYLEGIVFRCHKCTFTSSSDKKLLLHMLKHDDIKPYKCRLCYFDCTQLSELEAHLCDKHQVVRNHELVGQVHLEELETRLSRVNGEGEQFMNCEETQGQQDEVNKDGNKEVAENTAQNSEFQDFSNDENQEGQYKQSHEKVEEHLMDCEEENQEPGEMDIEEQNIQYHEMPVLKDEACNYHKMPVLENEEGKEEMHSNHGATQENEEEAVKTDHLKPECDNKPEQGSEQDEKYEESPKSGEKQDHEVEENNKENGNISSPKDAATTLKMIPVTRNEKALSCELCGRTLMNSTDLERHVMRHGL from the exons atggaggaag ATTCCGGGCACCTCGACAAGTCTGATCAAATGACCCACGGTCAACCAGCCTCTCAACAATCCATGTCTCCAAGTCAGTCATTCCAGTGTAACCATTGTGTCCTCCTATTCAAATCAAAATATTTCCTCCTGGAACACATGAAGAAGGTGCATGGCATTGATGTGGATCCTTCACAAAATGATGGGAGTTCTAATCCCTCAGAGAGTTCCACACAACCTCACAGTAGCACTCTCTACAACAATTCAGAGGAGAGTTTCTCTTGCCGGCATTGTATGTTTACATCTTCCAGTTGGCCTGTTATTATCAAACATGAAAGAACAAATCACAAGGTTTTGGTAAAGGGTCCTGGTAAGGGCAGGACCCTGAAAACACAGAAACTGTATTTAAGGGGCAAGCTGCTTAATGTCAAAGTGCCACTGCCAGGGAATAAGAACCAACACAATGTGTCAAGACTCCAATGCAAACAAGGGGAAGTGGGGAGATTGAATTTCCCCAAATCCAAGTCTACCTCAAAAACCATAAACATTCCTAGCTCTAGTCTATTGCTGGAGAACCTGCAAACTCAAGTGGGATCCTCTAAAAATATTTCCAAATTCAAAATTGCGCATGGGTCATCTTTAAATTCCTCACAACTGAAGTTGCCCAACCTCTCAAGGCCATCACGTGCGCATGATGTGACCCTCGTGTCACATGTGCCTTTCCTTAGCTATGACCAAGACGGTGGTAAAGGTGTCTCTAAAGTAACAGAAGAGAGATCTCATACAGAAAGTGAACAGAAGGGCTCTCACTGCTGCTCACTCTGCAACTTTTCTGCAACTTGGCTAGAAGATCTTCACACTCACCAGCGAAGTGAGCACAGTTACCTTTTTTACAGCATGGGGCTAAGTCTGCTGGACGGAACAGCGTCAGAACAGCGGGATCCAAAACCTGAAACGTATAATGAAATGCCACTAACAGAGCCATTGGATAATGCCACCAAGAAGAGGATGCATGATGACACCGCTTTGAGTCCTGCTAAGAAAAAGATCAAAACGAGCCCTGAAAGTACAGTCATCCAAAGCAAGCTGTCAGGGGGCACTGCTTTCACATTTGAGGTTAgcgaggatgaagaggagggggaTGCCTGGAGAACTGAACTAGATGCCTCAGGAACTGAAAAAGATGAGCACGATCAATTGGAAAATAGAGAAAGCAGggacaaacacaaaatactttatcGTTGCAAACATTGTGACTACAATCACAGGTCATCTCGCAGTTTGAGCACCCATTACCAGAGAATGCACCCATACATCAGGTATGACTTTCAGTACATCATTAATCCAGATGATTGGACTGCCACCTTCCGTTGCTTGGAGTGTCCTGTTGAGTTTGCCACCCCCGATGACCTCAAGAAGCACTATAGGGATCATCACCCAGAAGCTCCAGATGTGTTCATGATGCGATCAAATCAGCTTGATTTGGTGTACAAGTGCTTTGCCTGCCCATTCACCATTTCTAATGGCAAATACTTGAAACCCCATTACAAAAACAAACATCCAAAACTGAAAATGAGCAGTCCTTTAATGTACTGCAGTTTTACTGCCAAGCCTTCTAAAAACGAACCCTCTAAATCACATTTAGGGCAAACCTCCAGCCTAAAGAATGCAGAGGTTGTCTCTCCTGAGAGGTCTCTGACCCCATGTAAAGAAACTGTTCATATCAACTCTACACCCCCAAAAGAATGTTCTGCTTCCATGGAAGTGGATGAGGAACTGTACCACTGCAAACATTGTGCCTTCAGCAATAAGTCAGTGGTTGTTGTGCTTGCCCACTTCCAAAAAAGCCATCCGAAGGCAGGATTGACAATTGATGACATAAAACAAGAATCTCTTGCCACTTCCAGGGAAGCTAAGGACGAAACACAGTCGTCTCCTCAAAATATGGTTTTGGAACCATTCAAACTCCCAGAAGTAAAGTCCCCCAACACGTCCCTCTTTAAACCCGATGTTGCACAGGATGATGTAGAGAACATGTTTTTCTGCCAGCATTGCAACTATGGCAACCTCACAGTGAGGGGGGTGTTGAATCACCAAAGGTCAAGACACAGTGATCTCAATGCTACTGTTGAACAGATCCATTTCCATACTGCGGAGGTTCATAGTCAAAGCAAGGTGTCACATAGCACTCCCCTCCAAAAAGATTTAGCACAGGAACATGTTATAAAGCCATTCAAACTCCCAGAAGTTAAGTCTCCTAACACATCCCCTCCCATATCCAATGTTTCGCTGGCAGATGAGAGTTTGTATTTCTGCCAGTTTTGTGGCTATTGCAACCCCACAGTGAGAGGCGTTATGAATCATCAGAAGTTGAGACACAGTACTCGTAAGTCAACTGCTGAACGGATCATTAAACATACTGCTGCGATTCGTAGCAACCCCAAAGTGAGAGGGGTTTTGAATCATCAGAAGTTAAGACACAGTACTCGTAAGTCAACTGCTAAACGGATCATTAAACATACTGCTGCGATTCGTAGCAACCTCAAATTGAGAGGGGTTTTGAATCATCAGAAGTTAAGACAGAGTCATCTCAAGGTGACTGCTAATAAGGTCATCAAGCACACTGCTGAGGCTCATGTTCAAAGTGAAAAGCTTCAGTCTACTGGATTTGACTCATCAAACTCTTCTCTCAAATCCACTGTTGAGAACGAGATAGCTGACTTGTTTTTTTGCCAGTACTGCAACTATGGCAACCCCAGAGCTATAGGGGTTTTGAATCATCAGAAATTAAGACATCGTTGTCTTCAGACATCAACTAGTCAGATCCTTCAATATACATCTGAGCTTCGTAGTCAGAAAGATAAACCTCAGTCTGCTGAATTtgactcctctctcctcacatctGATATTGGAAATGAGACAGGTAACTTGTTTTTCTGCCAATTTTGCAACTATGGGCATCCCTCAATGAGAGGAATGTTGAATCATCAAAAGAGAAGACACAGTGAACTCCAAACAACACCTGGCGACATCTTCAGGCATACTGCTGAGGTTGGAGGGCAAACCGAAGAATCCAAAAAGTCTAAGGGAGTCAACCTGACAAAGTCTTCTCACATCTTACCTCTTCCTCTTGTGACAGAAGAGGCTGTGTTATTCTGTCAGCTTTGCAACTATAGCAATCGAACCATGAGGGTGGTTGTGGAACATCAAAGGAAAAGACACCCAGATCTTAAAGCAACTGCTAAACAAATCCTTGAATATACCGCTATGATTTTGTCCCAAACTAGCAAATCGCCTAACTCCTCTTTCTTAACATCTGATGTTGTCCAAGAAGAGTTAGAGAAGTTCTTCTGCCAATATTGTGACTATAACAATCCCACAGTGAGGGGGATTTTTAATCATCAAAGTAAAATGCATTGTGATCTCGAAACAAATGCTGCGCAGATCTTAAGGCATACTGTTGTCGTCCGAGAGCAAACTAAAAAATCTCAGCCAAAAGCAGTGAACTCACCTAACTCTCCTCACCTCTTGTCTCATCCTCTTTTGAAGGACGAGGTTGAACACGTGTTTTTCTGTCAGCTTTGCAACTATAGCAGTTCAACGGTGATGGGGGTTTTGAATCATAAAAGGAAAAGACACCTTGATATGAAGCCAACTGCTAAGCAAATCCTTGAATATACTGCTACTGTTTTGGGGCAAATGAGCAACTCCCACCCAGTACGAAGAAACTCGCTAAACTCATcccaagaagaagagagaaagttGTTTTACTGCCAGCATTGTGACTATGACAATCCGACAGTAAGGGGGGTTTTGAATCATCAAAAATTAAGACATAGTGATCTGAAGGGAACTGCGGATCAGGTTGTCAGGTATACTGCAATTGTTCCCGGCCCAAATAAAAAATCAACAATGCAACAGCCTAACAGGTCCTCCATGAAAGCCTCACAATCTCGCAAGCAGAAAGCTGCACTGCTCAGGTCCTTGAAGTGCCGCAAATGCTCTTACACAACTCCCCATATATATCTTTTGAAAAGACATCTGAGGAATAACCACCAAGAGAAAGCCCCGATCACTACGATTATACATTGGGCTTACCAAGATGGCCATTTACAGGAAGGTTATCACTGTGAGTGGTGTGCTTGTTCACATACTGATGCGAAGGGACTCCTCCGGCACTACCGGCAACGTCATCCAGAAAAAAAAACTGGACTTGAATCCATCATCCTGAGGTTACATGCCGGCCCTAAGACTTCTCGATCTAAAAAAACGAAGCCTAACCCAGAACACAATGAAAAACATGATCAGATTATCCTCAGGTTTGGGGATGTTCCAAAGACCACTTCATCTTTTCAGACCGGAGGAGGTGACACACAAGTCTATCCATGCAGAGCGTGTCCCTTTAAGGCTACTTCCATGGGGGGTATAAGCAGCCACTACCATGCAGTTCATCCATGGTCTGTCAAGGAAGATGGGTCTGTGTTAGATGTCATTAGTAGTAGGCAGACCCAAGAACCGGAGGTCCATGAACAGCTTGATGTTCATGAAACCTTGAGTTCAAGCGAGACATATAGGTGCCCTGTCTGTTCCGGAGAGTTCAACACCCTCCATGGTATGTCTACTCATTGTGGAAAGAAACATCCGGAATATGATTTGAAAGTCCATGAACAGCTTGGTGTTCATGAAACTCCAAAGCCAAACCAGCGATATAGGTGCCCTGTCTGTTCCGGAGAGTTCAACAACCTCCATGGTATGTTAACTCATTGTGGTAAGAAACATCCGGAATATGATACATCAACTTATGAAAGGGAACCTGAAGCGGAACCTAGTACAAGTGAGGGGACTCTGGTATTCAAGTGTTCAATCTGTCCGTATGTGAACTCTCACGCTCATGGTGTTCTAACTCACTGCCAGATGAGGCATCCAGCCGTCAAAGCCAGAACTGAGAGACTTGAACAAGAAATTGTGCACTTCACTGACCCAAATGAATGCCTGAAAGTCCGATCGGGTAAGCGGATGGGATTGGCAGGCTTCCGGTGCAATATGTGTCCAGTCATCCATGCAAAATTCAAGAAGTTGAAGGCTCACTATGAGATGGATCACAAACGATCTGCCGCAAATATATTCAAACCGGCTTTGAAACAATCCGCTGCCATTAAAAAACAATTGCTCTCCAAATACAGAGGCTCCCAGACCTCAATTGCCCAGGCTGCCATTTTAAAAAATGGGAAATCCATAGTCAAGTGCCACCTTTGCAAGTACCTTTGCGCCACTAAAAAGGGCCTTGCCTGTCATCTTCGCATTAACCACAGTACAGTGGCTCCAATTGAGGGCAAAGAGTTTTCCTACAAGTGTGCACTATGCTCGTATACAACTTTGATTTGTAAATACCTTGCAGCCCACTATAGGAGGCAACATGGCAATGCTGCTTTCACCAACCACTTTGTTCCAGCATTCAGACCTCACCGAGTTCTTCTAAACTCACCGGACCATAAGGCTTCTTTGAGTCAGGAAACCAAATCACCTGGTGAGAAGATAAGCTGTTCTCGCTGTTTTTTCCAATGTCTTAGTGAAAAAGGGCTGGTCTCCCATTATGCGATTTGCCACCCAGGAGTCTCTCCCAGCAAGCACAAATCTAGCAAACTTAGCCCGAATAACACAGTGCAGTCTCCCCCCAAGCCTAGAAATCATCCCCAGCAACATAAACCTGTATGCAAATTATTTGATCCACAATGTGAGAAAGGCAAAGCATTGCTTCCAGTTAAATGCAAGAAATGCGTTAAGTTATCTTTCAACTCAAATCTGCTGCTAAGTATCCACTACACCAATTTCCACAATGAAGATTTCACACAGGACTTCACTATACTTTCAAAGACTTCAGAGGATGGCACAGAGTTCTACAGATGTGGATACTGTAACCTCCAAATCCAGGGCAGTGCGGATCTCTGCTCCCATCTCGACCATCATAATGAGGAGTTTCAGAAGCTGACAAATGGACAGAAGAGGAAACAACGCCTCAGTGACCCACCGCCAAAGACCAAGCCTGTTAAG CAGGAAAGACAAGAACTGCCCGAGGTTCTGACAGCAGAAGAATCGGACAGTCATTGGATTGTGACACAGGTGGAATCTGTTACAACAGGGATGGGTCCACTGGTGTCCCCTTCCCCTGTCCCATCGACAACAGAACCAGAGGGGGGGTCAGTAGGAGAGGAGTGCAGCCACTGCGGGCGAACTTTCATGTCTTTGAAAGGTTTACGCTCACATGAGCGGAGCCATGCAGCTACAGCAGCACTCAAACGGCTGGACAATGTACCTCATCAACAGAAGCAGAT GTTTGACCGCCATATTAGACATCGACCCGGGACCACCAGACCCTTCCACTGTGGGCTCTGTCGTTACAGAACTACCATATTGAGCCTCTTGAAGAATCATCTGCTCAAAGTACATGGCG CTCAGGACCCATCCAAGAACCTCCCTTCCTCCGTGACCGGTAGcgagaacaaggaacacaccctGAGGGCCGCTGAAGAGACCCAGAACCTGCTAGAACCTCAAGAAGGCAACCAAATGTCTGATGATTCTGAGGAATCAGACCTCACTGAAA AACCAGTATACTCGGAGCCCCCAGATGTCCAGAGGCAGCTCATCCACTACAGGCAGGTGGCTCAGGCCAAGGCCTCCAGCAGCCCTCCAAGCCCACAGACCACCAGCACCACTCAAGATGGCTTACTCGTCTGTGAGTTTTGTATCTACACCTCAACACACATCAAGAGTATGCGTCGACACTACATAAATCGCCACAATGGGAAAAGGCTTGTGAGGTGCAAGGACTGCTCATTTTTCACAGGCTTCAG GAAGAAGTTGGATATGCACATAGAGACGGCACATGCCGGTAGCCCAACAGAAGCTCCTAAGGAGCTACACTGCCCTCTCTGTCTTTACCACACCAAAAACAAAAACCGCATGATCGACCACATTGTCCTCCATCGTG agcaGCCAGTGGCCCCTATAGAGGTGCGTCGTCCGACGCTGTCACGTTATCTCGAGGGCATCGTGTTCCGCTGCCACAAGTGCACCTTCACCAGTTCCAGTGACAAGAAACTGCTACTGCACATGCTCAAGCACGACGATATCAAGCCCTACAAATGCAGACTGTGCTACTTCGACTGCACACAGCTGAGCGAGTTGGAGGCACACCTGTGCGATAAACACCAG GTTGTGAGGAACCATGAGCTGGTGGGACAGGTCCATCTGGAGGAACTGGAAACAAGACTGAGCAGAGTCAACGGGGAGGGAGAACAATTCATGAACTGTGAGGAGACCCAAGGGCAACAAGATGAGGTGAACAAAGATGGCAATAAGGAGGTGGCAGAGAACACAGCCCAAAACAGTGAATTCCAGGATTTTAGTAATGACGAGAACCAAGAGGGACAATATAAGCAATCCCATGAGAAGGTAGAGGAACATTTAATGGACTGTGAGGAGGAGAACCaagaacctggagagatggacataGAAGAACAAAACATCCAATATCATGAGATGCCAGTGCTTAAAGATGAAGCCTGCAACTATCACAAGATGCCAGTGCTTGAAAATGAAGAGGGCAAAGAGGAAATGCACAGTAATCATGGTGCGACACAGGAAAATGAGGAGGAGGCAGTGAAGACTGACCATCTAAAACCTGAGTGCGATAATAAACCGGAGCAAGGGTCTGAACAGGATGAAAAATATGAAGAAAGCCCCAAGAGTGGCGAGAAGCAAGATCACGAAGTGGAGGAAAACAACAAGGAAAATGGCAACATATCTTCACCAAAAG ATGCCGCCACTACCCTAAAGATGATTCCAGTGACCAGAAATGAGAAAGCACTTTCCTGTGAGCTCTGTGGCCGGACTCTCATGAACAGCACTGACCTGGAACGGCATGTGATGCGCCATGGCTTGTAA